A single window of Paenibacillus sp. SYP-B4298 DNA harbors:
- a CDS encoding queuosine precursor transporter, producing MFNLTWGILFVLVNFTLFTVSYRLFGKSGLYAWVAFATVIANIQVVKTIEVAGVITTLGNTIYASIYMATDLLNEKYGPQAARKAVWFGFFTLIASTIMMQMALVFTPQPGDLAQESLQTIFGMLPRLALASLAAYFISQLLDVRLFSYLRQRFPARSQLWIRMNGSTTLSQLVDSLVFCTIAFLGQYSFVVWLQILFTTYLFKFVISVASTPVLYIARRYHHPDDHQSTV from the coding sequence ATGTTTAATCTAACTTGGGGCATCTTGTTTGTACTCGTCAACTTTACCTTATTCACCGTAAGCTACAGGCTGTTCGGCAAGAGCGGACTGTATGCCTGGGTGGCTTTTGCTACTGTCATTGCTAATATTCAGGTGGTAAAAACGATTGAGGTCGCAGGCGTCATTACGACGCTCGGCAATACCATCTATGCGTCGATCTACATGGCGACCGATCTGCTGAATGAAAAGTATGGGCCACAAGCGGCGCGCAAGGCGGTCTGGTTCGGCTTCTTCACGCTGATTGCGTCGACGATTATGATGCAGATGGCGCTCGTATTTACCCCGCAGCCGGGCGATCTGGCGCAGGAGTCGTTGCAGACGATCTTCGGCATGCTGCCGCGGCTGGCACTGGCAAGCCTGGCGGCGTATTTTATCAGCCAACTGCTGGATGTGAGACTGTTCAGCTATCTGAGGCAGAGGTTTCCAGCACGAAGCCAACTGTGGATACGGATGAACGGCAGCACTACACTTAGCCAACTGGTAGATTCTCTGGTGTTCTGTACGATCGCCTTTCTGGGTCAGTACAGCTTTGTGGTGTGGCTGCAAATTCTCTTCACTACGTATCTATTCAAATTTGTCATCTCCGTTGCCTCGACTCCGGTGCTCTACATCGCCAGACGCTACCATCATCCAGATGATCATCAGAGCACGGTCTAA
- a CDS encoding glutathione peroxidase — protein sequence MATIYDFTVTKTNGERFPLYHYEGQPVLIVNTASKCKYTPQFDDMQKLYDQYKERGLQVIGFPCNQFAEQEPGSSQEAESFCQINYGVQFPMFSKLDVNGEQAHPLYDFLKKSGPFGGFDESNMNGKLLKLMVADKAPHWLHGDAIKWNFTKFLIDREGRVIQRFEPVASVDAIRDSIENVL from the coding sequence ATGGCGACGATCTATGATTTTACTGTAACAAAGACAAACGGAGAGCGATTTCCTCTATATCATTATGAAGGCCAACCGGTGCTCATCGTCAATACGGCCAGCAAATGCAAATATACGCCGCAATTCGACGATATGCAAAAGCTGTACGATCAATATAAAGAGCGGGGCCTGCAGGTGATCGGTTTCCCATGCAATCAATTCGCCGAGCAGGAGCCGGGCAGCAGTCAGGAAGCCGAGTCGTTCTGTCAGATTAACTACGGCGTGCAATTCCCTATGTTCTCCAAGCTCGACGTCAACGGCGAGCAGGCGCATCCGTTATATGATTTCCTGAAGAAATCAGGGCCATTCGGCGGATTTGATGAATCGAATATGAACGGCAAGCTGCTGAAGCTGATGGTGGCGGACAAGGCTCCACACTGGCTGCACGGAGATGCGATCAAATGGAATTTCACGAAATTTCTGATTGACCGGGAAGGGCGTGTCATTCAGCGCTTCGAGCCTGTTGCCTCAGTTGATGCAATCAGGGACAGTATTGAGAACGTATTGTAG
- the pdaA gene encoding delta-lactam-biosynthetic de-N-acetylase: protein MCLLIILALALAPGALAAAQPYHFGFKKSRGGSPASIDEEGFKELLERHGGVFLGRAADKSLYLTFDNGYENGYTGQILDVLKHKKVPAAFFVTGHYVNDQPELLKRMAAEGHIIGNHSWSHPDMTQISTQQIKEELNKVKDAVAKVTGQSRMDYLRPPRGIFSEHSLKVSHEMGYTIVFWSVAYKDWDTKQQRGKRYAYDNVMSQLHPGAVMLLHSVSKDNAEALSDIIDAARAQGYQFRSLDELGHKQLYELP from the coding sequence ATATGTCTGCTCATCATTCTGGCATTGGCACTGGCACCGGGAGCGCTGGCGGCTGCCCAGCCCTATCATTTCGGCTTCAAGAAGAGTCGTGGCGGCAGTCCGGCTTCGATCGATGAGGAAGGGTTCAAGGAGCTGCTTGAACGACATGGTGGTGTATTTCTTGGACGGGCAGCGGATAAGTCGTTGTACCTCACCTTTGATAATGGTTATGAGAATGGGTATACAGGTCAGATTCTGGATGTGCTGAAGCACAAGAAGGTGCCGGCTGCCTTTTTTGTTACCGGTCATTACGTGAACGATCAGCCGGAGCTGCTCAAGCGGATGGCGGCTGAGGGTCATATTATAGGCAACCACTCCTGGAGCCACCCGGATATGACGCAGATCTCTACCCAGCAGATTAAGGAAGAGCTGAATAAGGTGAAGGATGCTGTAGCCAAAGTGACAGGGCAGTCTCGAATGGACTATCTGCGCCCGCCGCGGGGCATCTTCAGCGAGCACTCGCTCAAGGTCAGTCATGAGATGGGCTATACCATTGTGTTCTGGTCGGTAGCCTACAAGGATTGGGACACGAAGCAGCAGCGCGGCAAGCGCTATGCCTATGATAATGTGATGAGTCAACTACATCCGGGCGCTGTTATGCTCCTGCACTCTGTCTCCAAAGATAACGCAGAGGCGCTTAGCGATATTATCGATGCTGCCCGTGCCCAGGGCTATCAGTTCCGCAGTCTGGACGAGTTGGGACACAAGCAACTGTACGAACTTCCGTAA
- a CDS encoding DUF2294 domain-containing protein → MSQQINQHQQLIASYTGKLLRDFFGKGPESVFVSLGGNVMAIYLRNFITPTERVLLEQGHEAIIHDMRDRLMETMVPEIADYVENLTENRLEEIYYDWNVKERTMMLLGLFRQQIPGIPPLETSYTGQLELERELRQISHSNERAPDTIISFELNPRILVVIRQGILLGVEKELIRHGQGELLKRIKKSMEKERLLHNSNFDFILNKRVQDCFVDWNYEQDKSAILLVTGNR, encoded by the coding sequence ATGAGTCAACAAATTAACCAACATCAGCAACTAATTGCCAGCTATACCGGCAAGCTGCTTCGTGATTTTTTCGGTAAGGGGCCAGAATCCGTGTTCGTGTCATTAGGGGGCAATGTGATGGCGATCTACCTGCGCAATTTTATTACTCCCACGGAGCGCGTCTTGCTGGAGCAGGGACATGAGGCAATTATTCATGATATGCGCGACAGGCTGATGGAGACGATGGTTCCGGAGATTGCCGATTATGTGGAAAACCTAACCGAGAATCGGCTGGAAGAAATCTATTATGACTGGAATGTGAAAGAACGGACGATGATGCTGCTGGGGCTCTTCAGGCAGCAGATACCCGGCATTCCGCCTCTGGAGACGAGCTATACCGGTCAACTGGAGCTGGAGCGGGAGCTTAGGCAGATTAGCCACAGTAATGAACGGGCGCCTGATACGATCATCAGCTTCGAGCTTAACCCGCGGATACTGGTGGTCATTCGTCAGGGGATTCTGCTTGGGGTAGAGAAGGAACTGATTCGGCACGGGCAGGGCGAGCTGCTCAAAAGAATCAAGAAGAGCATGGAGAAAGAACGTCTTTTACATAACAGTAATTTTGACTTCATCCTGAACAAGCGCGTTCAGGATTGCTTTGTAGACTGGAATTATGAGCAGGACAAGAGCGCCATCCTGCTCGTCACCGGCAACCGTTAA
- a CDS encoding ATP-binding protein, translating into MFHRKMFQLPMSLVICLGVIIVLVNQVILYILGSSLVIGLWGFLFASGLVTGGIVYHIRCNKLLYLKEHTIAEQSSVRENNKQLQGRLEETEKLTLAGTLAAGIAHEIRNPLTSLKGFIQLGRTKNPQYTDLMLTEIDRINGIVSELLELAVPKPSALEKVRLYSLLQNVALLLHAQANLYNVELRILPAECDQEDMIVHGEENKLKQVFINLIKNAIESMDKGGEINITLTSSDKWAAVQITDQGVGIGTELLGRLGEPFFTTKAQGTGLGLMISHRIVAEHNGKLDFHNNGNGGTTVTVKLPIFLR; encoded by the coding sequence ATGTTTCATAGGAAAATGTTTCAACTCCCTATGTCGCTGGTCATATGTCTAGGAGTCATTATTGTACTGGTCAACCAGGTCATCTTGTATATTCTGGGCAGCTCGCTAGTAATTGGGCTCTGGGGATTTCTGTTTGCGTCTGGGCTGGTCACAGGCGGAATCGTCTATCACATCAGATGTAACAAGCTGCTGTATCTGAAGGAGCATACGATTGCCGAGCAGAGCAGCGTCCGTGAGAATAATAAACAACTGCAGGGCCGTCTGGAGGAGACAGAGAAGCTCACGCTGGCCGGGACGCTGGCGGCCGGTATTGCGCATGAGATTAGGAATCCGCTTACCAGCCTGAAGGGCTTCATTCAGCTTGGACGAACGAAAAATCCTCAGTATACCGATCTGATGCTGACCGAGATTGACCGCATCAACGGCATCGTCAGCGAGCTGCTGGAGCTGGCTGTGCCCAAGCCCTCGGCTTTGGAGAAGGTGCGCTTATATTCGCTCCTACAAAACGTTGCTCTGCTTCTTCACGCCCAGGCCAACCTCTATAACGTCGAGCTGCGCATCCTGCCTGCGGAGTGCGATCAGGAGGACATGATCGTCCACGGGGAAGAGAATAAGCTGAAGCAGGTGTTTATAAATTTGATCAAAAATGCAATCGAGTCTATGGATAAAGGAGGCGAAATTAATATTACATTGACCTCGTCCGATAAGTGGGCGGCGGTACAGATCACTGATCAGGGTGTCGGGATTGGTACGGAGCTGCTTGGGCGGCTGGGCGAGCCGTTTTTTACAACGAAGGCGCAAGGAACGGGACTGGGATTGATGATAAGCCATCGTATCGTTGCGGAGCACAACGGGAAGCTTGATTTTCACAATAACGGAAACGGCGGTACAACAGTAACCGTGAAATTGCCGATTTTTCTGAGATAG